A DNA window from Tistrella bauzanensis contains the following coding sequences:
- a CDS encoding CobW family GTP-binding protein, which yields MTARPPIPVTVLGGFLGAGKTTLLNALLARGDRRYGIMVNDFGAINIDATLIRRRDTRMITLTNGCMCCGPAADQNAALLALAEGGDDGIPPDQIVIETSGVADPRRVAQLAALEPGLLIDAVVVLADASTAEGLLGDRLVGDTLIRQFARADLILLTKTDLVNPAGLARAQAAIARAAPGVAMIASPASTASPDDGGFSAALVASGRLAPPAGTAAARHLPDDDIDHQADAHFSSWSWASRGPVDRGRLLATLTALPPGVLRVKGVLPVAGADGRPAATVVQMVGRRWRLTPLVPAVCDTAPALGDTARGIGHDGQGALVLIAATGALPAAPDLQTMFDAIRL from the coding sequence ATGACCGCGCGGCCGCCGATACCGGTCACGGTTCTGGGCGGATTCCTGGGCGCCGGCAAGACCACGCTGCTGAACGCGCTGTTGGCCCGCGGTGACCGGCGCTATGGCATCATGGTCAATGATTTCGGGGCGATCAACATCGACGCGACGCTGATCCGGCGCCGCGACACCCGGATGATCACCCTGACCAATGGCTGCATGTGCTGTGGCCCGGCCGCTGATCAGAACGCCGCCCTGCTGGCCCTTGCCGAGGGCGGCGACGACGGTATTCCTCCGGACCAGATCGTGATCGAAACCAGCGGCGTCGCCGATCCGCGGCGCGTGGCGCAGCTTGCGGCGCTGGAGCCAGGGCTTCTGATCGATGCCGTGGTGGTTCTGGCCGATGCCTCGACCGCCGAAGGACTGCTGGGCGACCGGCTGGTGGGCGACACGCTGATCCGGCAGTTTGCGCGCGCCGATCTGATCCTGCTGACCAAGACCGATCTGGTGAACCCGGCCGGGCTTGCCCGGGCCCAGGCCGCCATCGCCCGGGCGGCACCGGGCGTGGCGATGATCGCAAGCCCCGCCTCGACCGCATCGCCGGATGATGGCGGCTTCAGCGCGGCCCTGGTCGCCAGCGGCCGCCTCGCCCCGCCTGCGGGCACGGCGGCGGCGCGGCACCTGCCCGACGACGATATCGACCATCAGGCCGACGCTCACTTCAGCAGTTGGAGCTGGGCCAGTCGCGGCCCGGTCGACCGGGGGCGCCTGCTGGCGACGCTGACCGCCCTGCCGCCGGGCGTGCTGCGGGTGAAGGGCGTTCTGCCGGTGGCCGGCGCCGATGGCCGGCCGGCCGCCACCGTCGTGCAGATGGTCGGCCGCCGCTGGCGCCTGACGCCACTGGTCCCCGCCGTTTGCGACACCGCCCCCGCCCTCGGCGACACCGCCCGTGGCATCGGCCATGATGGCCAGGGGGCGCTGGTGCTGATCGCCGCCACCGGCGCCCTGCCCGCCGCCCCCGACCTTCAGACGATGTTCGACGCGATCCGGCTGTAA
- a CDS encoding NADH:flavin oxidoreductase, whose amino-acid sequence MAATDLLFRPFDLGPLHMPNRIVMAPMTRSFSPGGVPTAQVAAYYRRRAEGGVGLIVSEGTGINRPASLNDPNVPRFWGTEELAAWKHVIDEVHAAGGLMAPQLWHVGSARNTQTDWKAPGPVDSPSGLSSPGKQFAEPMTDAAVADTIAAFGQAAADAKLLGFDAVELHGAHGYLIDQFFWAGTNQRTDRWGGSTLPERTRFAVEILKAVRAAVGPGYPVIIRLSQWKQQDFKARLAETPAEMAAWLEPMAAAGADIFHCSQRRFWEPEFDGSDLNFAGWAGKLTGRPTITVGSVGLSGEFVAAFRGEGSEPASLDGLIERMARDEFDLVAVGRALLQDPDWVEKIRTGRNEDLMNFGREALATLY is encoded by the coding sequence ATGGCCGCGACCGATCTTCTGTTCCGCCCCTTCGATCTGGGGCCCCTGCACATGCCGAACCGCATCGTCATGGCGCCGATGACCCGGTCGTTCTCGCCGGGCGGCGTGCCGACCGCCCAGGTCGCCGCCTATTATCGCCGGCGTGCCGAGGGCGGTGTCGGCCTGATCGTGTCGGAAGGCACCGGCATCAATCGCCCCGCCTCGCTGAACGATCCCAACGTGCCCCGCTTCTGGGGCACCGAGGAACTGGCCGCCTGGAAGCATGTGATCGACGAGGTGCATGCGGCGGGCGGGTTGATGGCGCCGCAGCTCTGGCATGTCGGCTCGGCGCGCAACACCCAGACCGACTGGAAGGCGCCGGGGCCGGTCGACAGCCCGTCGGGCCTGTCGTCGCCGGGAAAGCAGTTTGCTGAACCGATGACCGATGCCGCCGTGGCCGACACCATCGCCGCCTTCGGTCAGGCGGCGGCCGATGCCAAGCTGCTGGGCTTCGATGCCGTGGAGTTGCATGGCGCCCATGGCTATCTGATCGATCAGTTCTTCTGGGCCGGCACCAACCAGCGCACCGACCGCTGGGGCGGCAGCACGCTGCCCGAACGGACCCGGTTCGCGGTGGAGATCCTGAAAGCGGTGCGGGCGGCGGTGGGCCCCGGCTATCCGGTCATCATCCGGCTGTCGCAGTGGAAGCAACAGGATTTCAAGGCGCGTCTGGCGGAAACCCCGGCCGAGATGGCCGCCTGGCTGGAGCCGATGGCCGCGGCGGGCGCAGACATCTTCCATTGCTCGCAGCGCCGGTTCTGGGAGCCCGAATTCGACGGTTCCGATCTCAACTTCGCGGGCTGGGCCGGCAAGCTCACCGGCCGGCCGACCATCACTGTCGGCTCGGTGGGGCTGTCGGGTGAATTCGTCGCTGCCTTCCGTGGCGAGGGGTCGGAGCCCGCATCACTCGACGGGCTGATCGAACGGATGGCCCGCGACGAGTTCGATCTGGTCGCGGTCGGTCGTGCGCTGCTCCAGGATCCCGATTGGGTTGAAAAGATCCGCACCGGACGCAATGAAGACTTAATGAATTTTGGTCGGGAGGCGTTGGCGACCTTGTACTGA
- a CDS encoding crotonase/enoyl-CoA hydratase family protein has translation MPADPKQPAFRTLDYAVADGIATATFNRPEKMNTFNGAMMDDLLRLFDVTDADDDVRAVIVTGSGRAFCAGADLESGGDTFDFDKRVGIRDQVAGVHRDGGGQVTLRIFDSLKPVISAVNGAAVGVGATMQLAMDIRMASNNARFGFVFARRGITPEAASSWFLPRLVGMQTALEWVYTGRVFNADEALARGLVRSVHAPDDLLPAARALAREIADNAAPVSVAMARQMLWRLQAEDHPMAAHRIDSRAIVSRGRSSDVEEGIKAFLEKRPAQFANTVSADMPDVYPWWPEPKFL, from the coding sequence ATGCCCGCCGATCCCAAGCAGCCCGCGTTCAGAACCCTCGACTATGCCGTCGCGGACGGTATCGCCACCGCCACATTCAACCGCCCAGAGAAGATGAACACCTTCAACGGCGCGATGATGGATGATCTGCTGCGGCTGTTCGACGTGACCGATGCCGATGACGATGTCCGTGCCGTGATCGTCACCGGGTCCGGCCGCGCCTTCTGCGCCGGGGCCGATCTGGAAAGCGGCGGCGACACTTTCGATTTCGACAAGCGGGTCGGCATCCGCGATCAGGTCGCCGGCGTGCACCGCGATGGCGGCGGCCAGGTGACGCTGAGGATCTTCGACAGCCTGAAGCCGGTGATTTCGGCCGTGAACGGCGCCGCGGTCGGGGTTGGCGCCACCATGCAGCTCGCCATGGACATCCGCATGGCATCAAACAATGCCCGCTTCGGCTTCGTCTTCGCGCGTCGCGGCATCACCCCCGAAGCGGCATCCTCGTGGTTCCTGCCCCGGCTGGTGGGCATGCAGACCGCGCTGGAATGGGTGTATACCGGCCGGGTGTTCAATGCCGACGAGGCCCTGGCGCGCGGCCTGGTGCGATCGGTGCACGCGCCCGATGATCTTCTGCCGGCCGCCCGCGCGCTGGCGCGTGAAATCGCCGACAATGCGGCGCCGGTCTCGGTGGCCATGGCCCGCCAGATGCTGTGGCGCCTGCAGGCCGAAGACCATCCAATGGCCGCCCACCGCATCGACAGCCGCGCGATCGTCTCCCGCGGCCGCAGCAGCGATGTCGAGGAAGGCATCAAGGCCTTCCTGGAAAAGCGCCCGGCGCAGTTCGCGAACACGGTCTCCGCCGACATGCCCGATGTCTATCCCTGGTGGCCCGAGCCCAAATTCCTCTGA